A region of Paractinoplanes abujensis DNA encodes the following proteins:
- the acnA gene encoding aconitate hydratase AcnA has product MASLDTFGAKSELRVGDASYEIFTIDKVEGHERLPYSLKILLENLLRTEDGANITADHIRALGGWDQTADPSVEIQFTPARVLMQDFTGVPCVVDLATMREAVKDLGGDPTKVNPLAPAELVIDHSVIADLFGREDAFARNVELEYQRNRERYQFLRWGQTAFNEFKVVPPGTGIVHQVNIEYLARTIMERNGQAYPDTVVGTDSHTTMVNGLGVLGWGVGGIEAEAAMLGQPVSMLIPRVVGFKLSGEMPAGTTATDLVLTITEMLREHGVVSKFVEFYGPGVTAVPLANRATIGNMSPEYGSTAAIFPIDDETIKYLKLTGRTEQQVALVEAYAKRQGLWLDPDAEPDYSEKLELDLSTIVPSLAGPKRPQDRVPLNDAKAMFRDALTNYVSDQGPADEASEESFPASDPPANHADSEADKPHVFSAASGSEGRPSKPTRVVGEDGVEYELDHGFVGIAAITSCTNTSNPQVMIGAALLAKKAVERGLTRKPWVKTTLAPGSKVVSDYYDRAGLTPYLDKIGFNLVGYGCTTCIGNSGPLPEEISAAVNEADLTAVSVLSGNRNFEGRINPDIKMNYLASPPLVVAYALAGSMDIDITTEPLGTGSDGRPVFLSDIWPSAKEIDDVIASAIGAEGFSTAYADVFAGDEQWQSLPTPEGKTFEWADESTYVRKPPYFEGMQPSPQPVTDIAGARVLAKLGDSVTTDHISPASSIKADSPAGKYLAEHGVPRHEFNSYGSRRGNHEVMIRGTFANIRLRNQLVPGVEGGFTVNHLTGDQTTIYDASVAYQEAGVPLVILAGKEYGSGSSRDWAAKGTMLLGVRAVIAESYERIHRSNLIGMGVLPLQFPPKTSAESLGLTGSETFTITGVTALNDGETPSTVKVRTDTGVEFDADVRIDTPGEADYYRHGGILQYVLRRMLNS; this is encoded by the coding sequence GTGGCCAGCCTCGACACCTTTGGTGCGAAGAGCGAACTGCGCGTCGGAGACGCGAGCTACGAGATTTTCACGATCGACAAGGTGGAGGGGCACGAGCGTCTGCCCTACTCCTTGAAGATCCTGCTGGAGAACCTGCTCCGCACGGAGGACGGCGCCAACATCACCGCCGACCACATCCGCGCGCTCGGCGGCTGGGACCAGACCGCCGACCCGAGCGTGGAGATCCAGTTCACGCCCGCGCGGGTGCTGATGCAGGACTTCACCGGCGTGCCGTGCGTGGTCGACCTGGCCACCATGCGCGAGGCCGTGAAGGACCTGGGCGGCGACCCGACCAAGGTCAACCCCCTCGCCCCGGCCGAGCTGGTCATCGACCACTCGGTCATCGCCGACCTGTTCGGCCGCGAGGACGCCTTCGCCCGTAACGTCGAGCTGGAGTATCAGCGCAACCGCGAGCGCTACCAGTTCCTGCGCTGGGGCCAGACCGCGTTCAACGAGTTCAAGGTCGTGCCGCCCGGCACCGGCATCGTGCACCAGGTCAACATCGAATACCTGGCCCGTACGATCATGGAGCGCAACGGCCAGGCCTACCCCGACACGGTCGTCGGCACCGACTCGCACACCACCATGGTCAACGGCCTGGGCGTGCTGGGCTGGGGCGTCGGCGGCATCGAGGCCGAGGCGGCCATGCTGGGCCAGCCGGTCAGCATGCTGATCCCGCGGGTCGTCGGCTTCAAGCTGAGCGGCGAGATGCCCGCTGGCACCACCGCCACCGACCTCGTGCTGACGATCACCGAGATGCTCCGCGAGCACGGCGTGGTCAGCAAGTTCGTCGAGTTCTACGGCCCCGGCGTCACCGCGGTGCCGCTGGCCAACCGGGCCACGATCGGCAACATGTCGCCCGAGTACGGCTCGACCGCGGCGATCTTCCCGATCGACGACGAGACGATCAAGTACCTCAAGCTGACCGGCCGCACCGAGCAGCAGGTGGCGCTGGTCGAGGCGTACGCGAAGCGGCAGGGCCTGTGGCTCGACCCGGACGCCGAGCCCGACTACTCCGAGAAGCTCGAGCTCGACCTGTCGACGATCGTGCCGTCGCTGGCCGGGCCCAAGCGCCCGCAGGACAGGGTGCCGCTGAACGACGCGAAGGCGATGTTCCGCGACGCGCTGACCAACTACGTGTCCGACCAGGGCCCGGCCGACGAGGCGTCCGAGGAGTCGTTCCCGGCCAGCGACCCCCCGGCCAACCACGCGGACTCCGAGGCCGACAAGCCGCACGTGTTCAGCGCGGCGTCCGGTTCCGAGGGCCGCCCCTCCAAGCCCACCCGCGTGGTCGGCGAGGACGGCGTGGAGTACGAGCTCGACCACGGTTTCGTCGGCATCGCCGCCATCACGTCCTGCACCAACACGTCCAACCCGCAGGTCATGATCGGCGCGGCGCTGCTGGCCAAGAAGGCCGTCGAGCGCGGCCTGACCCGCAAGCCGTGGGTCAAGACCACGCTGGCCCCCGGCTCCAAGGTCGTCTCCGACTACTACGACCGGGCCGGCCTCACGCCCTACCTCGACAAGATCGGCTTCAACCTGGTCGGGTACGGCTGCACGACCTGCATCGGCAACTCGGGCCCCCTGCCCGAGGAGATCTCGGCCGCCGTCAACGAGGCCGACCTGACCGCGGTCAGCGTGCTCTCCGGCAACCGCAACTTCGAGGGCCGGATCAACCCCGACATCAAGATGAACTACCTGGCGTCCCCGCCCCTGGTCGTGGCGTACGCGCTGGCCGGCTCGATGGACATCGACATCACCACCGAGCCGCTCGGCACCGGGTCCGACGGCCGGCCGGTCTTCCTCAGCGACATCTGGCCCAGCGCCAAGGAGATCGACGACGTCATTGCCTCCGCGATCGGGGCCGAGGGCTTCAGCACGGCCTACGCCGACGTGTTCGCCGGTGACGAGCAGTGGCAGTCGCTGCCCACCCCCGAGGGCAAGACCTTCGAGTGGGCCGACGAGTCGACGTACGTGCGCAAGCCCCCTTACTTCGAGGGCATGCAGCCGTCGCCGCAGCCGGTCACCGACATCGCCGGCGCCCGCGTGCTGGCCAAGCTGGGCGACTCGGTCACGACCGACCACATCTCGCCCGCGTCGTCGATCAAGGCCGACTCGCCCGCCGGCAAGTACCTCGCCGAGCACGGCGTGCCGCGTCACGAGTTCAACTCGTACGGCTCCCGCCGCGGCAACCACGAGGTCATGATCCGCGGCACGTTCGCCAACATCCGGCTGCGCAACCAGCTCGTGCCGGGCGTCGAGGGCGGCTTCACGGTCAACCACCTCACCGGCGACCAGACCACGATCTACGACGCCTCCGTGGCCTACCAGGAGGCCGGTGTCCCGCTGGTCATCCTGGCCGGCAAGGAGTACGGCTCCGGCTCGTCGCGTGACTGGGCGGCCAAGGGCACGATGCTGCTGGGTGTGCGCGCGGTCATCGCCGAGAGCTACGAGCGCATCCACCGCTCCAACCTGATCGGCATGGGCGTGCTGCCGCTGCAGTTCCCGCCCAAGACCAGCGCCGAGTCGCTCGGCCTCACCGGCAGCGAGACCTTCACGATCACCGGCGTGACGGCCCTCAACGACGGCGAGACCCCCTCGACGGTCAAGGTCCGCACGGACACCGGGGTCGAGTTCGACGCCGACGTGCGCATCGACACCCCCGGCGAGGCCGACTACTACCGCCACGGCGGCATCCTGCAGTACGTCCTGCGCAGGATGCTGAACAGCTAG
- the coaD gene encoding pantetheine-phosphate adenylyltransferase encodes MTRAVFPGTFDPITPGHLDVAERARHLFDELVVLVAVNGDKQPTADGVLRAIAVRAALPPDWRNVTVDAWRGLTADYCHRHDIAVIVRGVRNPTDVRHEQELAAMNESLGVTTLLLPTRPGLAAVSSTAARARLSPP; translated from the coding sequence ATGACGCGCGCGGTCTTCCCCGGCACGTTCGACCCGATCACACCCGGCCACCTCGACGTCGCCGAGCGGGCCCGTCACCTCTTCGACGAGCTGGTCGTCCTGGTCGCCGTCAACGGCGACAAGCAGCCCACCGCCGACGGCGTGCTCCGGGCCATCGCCGTACGGGCGGCCCTGCCCCCGGACTGGCGCAACGTCACCGTCGACGCGTGGCGCGGCCTGACCGCTGACTACTGCCACCGCCACGACATCGCGGTGATCGTCCGCGGCGTCCGCAACCCCACCGACGTGCGGCACGAGCAGGAACTGGCCGCCATGAACGAATCCCTCGGCGTGACCACCCTGCTCCTGCCCACCCGGCCCGGCCTGGCCGCGGTCTCCTCCACCGCGGCCCGCGCCCGGCTCAGCCCGCCGTGA
- a CDS encoding SigE family RNA polymerase sigma factor, protein MKVLHFPPGGDGFEAFLRESGPALLRLGHLLTLDRAAAEDLAQETYIKIGLAWSRVRKDGNPVGYARRTMVNLFLNSRRRARPMPVPQVPETPREDPALAAVDSAAVIRQILAGLPPQQRAALALRYLDDLPDDEIGALLGCTPATVRSHLSRGLATLRARREGEHHAPRP, encoded by the coding sequence GTGAAGGTCCTGCACTTCCCGCCCGGCGGCGACGGTTTCGAGGCGTTCCTGCGTGAGAGCGGGCCCGCCCTGCTGCGGCTGGGCCATCTGCTGACGCTCGACCGCGCGGCCGCCGAGGACCTGGCCCAGGAGACGTACATCAAGATCGGCCTGGCCTGGTCGCGGGTGCGTAAGGACGGCAACCCGGTCGGCTACGCCCGCCGCACGATGGTCAATCTGTTCCTCAACTCGCGCCGCCGGGCCCGCCCGATGCCCGTGCCGCAGGTGCCGGAGACCCCACGGGAGGACCCGGCACTGGCTGCCGTCGACTCCGCCGCGGTGATCCGGCAGATCTTGGCCGGCCTGCCGCCGCAGCAGCGGGCCGCGCTGGCGTTGCGCTACCTCGACGATCTGCCCGACGACGAGATCGGCGCCCTGCTCGGCTGCACCCCCGCCACCGTCCGGTCCCACCTGTCCCGCGGCCTGGCCACCCTGCGTGCGCGCCGGGAAGGAGAGCATCATGCCCCACGACCTTGA
- a CDS encoding sigma-70 family RNA polymerase sigma factor, translating to MDVALSWDRKDTVAPVVRPDLEQVFRASYRQVVAVAARVLGARDEAEDVAQEVFLTFGRSAVPAGEALPWLCVAAAHTALNHIRTGKRRAGREQAAHPRDGTVPDVADAVVALEERRRVRAALARLPRKQAVALVLRHSGLSYAEVAAALDLSPGSVGTTVRRAESALREELNRHAPSE from the coding sequence ATGGACGTTGCACTGTCGTGGGACAGGAAGGACACCGTGGCCCCAGTGGTGCGGCCCGATCTGGAACAGGTCTTTCGTGCCTCGTATCGGCAGGTCGTGGCCGTCGCCGCACGGGTGCTGGGGGCACGGGACGAAGCCGAGGACGTGGCGCAGGAGGTCTTCCTGACGTTCGGGCGTTCGGCGGTGCCGGCCGGTGAGGCGCTGCCCTGGCTCTGCGTCGCGGCCGCACACACCGCGCTCAACCACATCCGTACGGGGAAACGCCGCGCCGGACGGGAGCAAGCCGCCCACCCCCGGGACGGCACCGTGCCCGACGTGGCCGACGCGGTGGTCGCCCTCGAGGAGCGGCGCCGGGTGCGGGCCGCGCTGGCTCGATTACCCCGTAAACAGGCGGTCGCGCTGGTGCTGCGGCACAGCGGGCTGAGCTACGCCGAAGTGGCGGCCGCCCTCGACCTTTCCCCCGGCAGCGTCGGCACCACCGTGCGGCGCGCCGAGTCCGCCCTGCGCGAGGAGTTGAACCGTCATGCGCCATCCGAATGA
- a CDS encoding ABC transporter ATP-binding protein, whose protein sequence is MTTSRRAAGTPGPAADAPGSATAAAGAGAGAAGAGAAAAGGEAAGAAVWASGLRKRYRKRQAVDGVTFTVGRGEVVGLLGPNGAGKTTVIKMLLGLVRPDAGEVMLLGRPGPDPRSRARVGYLPELFRYQPWLTAAEVLRLHARLAGVATDLEPLGLTGLADRADDRVGGFSKGMQQRLGLAVALIARPELVVLDEPTSALDPLGRADVRDLLLTLRAQGVAVLLNSHLIGEVERVCDRVVILDHGRVAASGSLAEMLGQHELRLGLSDLSDSALERLGPFTRDGDVFVVRGDVDTPGLVADLVRLGVRIHSVEPARISLEERLLDIIRSGS, encoded by the coding sequence ATGACGACGTCCCGGCGCGCAGCCGGTACTCCCGGCCCCGCGGCCGACGCTCCCGGCTCAGCAACTGCGGCCGCCGGGGCCGGGGCCGGCGCTGCGGGCGCCGGGGCCGCGGCCGCCGGGGGCGAGGCTGCCGGGGCTGCGGTGTGGGCGTCCGGGCTGCGCAAACGTTATCGGAAGCGGCAGGCGGTGGACGGGGTGACGTTCACGGTGGGCCGCGGCGAGGTGGTCGGGCTGCTCGGGCCGAACGGCGCGGGCAAGACCACGGTCATCAAGATGCTGCTGGGCCTGGTCCGCCCGGACGCCGGCGAGGTGATGCTGCTGGGCCGGCCGGGCCCGGATCCGCGATCGCGGGCCCGGGTCGGCTACCTGCCCGAGCTGTTCCGCTATCAGCCGTGGCTCACCGCGGCCGAGGTGCTGCGGCTGCACGCGCGGCTGGCCGGGGTCGCCACCGATCTCGAACCGCTCGGGCTGACCGGGCTGGCCGATCGCGCCGACGACCGGGTCGGTGGGTTCTCCAAAGGCATGCAGCAGCGGCTGGGGCTGGCGGTCGCGCTGATCGCCCGGCCCGAGCTGGTGGTGCTCGACGAGCCGACGAGCGCGCTGGACCCGCTGGGGCGGGCCGACGTACGGGACCTGCTGCTGACCTTGCGCGCGCAGGGAGTGGCCGTGCTGCTCAACTCGCATCTGATCGGCGAGGTGGAGCGGGTGTGCGACCGGGTCGTCATCCTCGATCACGGGCGGGTGGCCGCTTCGGGGTCGCTGGCCGAAATGCTGGGGCAGCACGAGCTCCGGCTCGGCCTCAGCGATTTGTCCGATTCCGCGCTCGAGCGGCTCGGACCTTTCACCCGCGACGGCGACGTCTTCGTGGTGCGCGGTGACGTCGACACGCCCGGCCTCGTGGCCGACCTGGTGCGCCTCGGCGTACGGATCCACTCCGTCGAACCCGCCCGCATCAGCCTCGAAGAACGACTGCTGGACATCATCCGGAGCGGCTCATGA
- a CDS encoding ABC transporter permease subunit, whose protein sequence is MTIVLTVAGLTLREAARRKVLRSLAVLTVLLLSLSAWGFSRINAEFGGLTSGEARLAAATVLNLVMFGLSLIAALGTAFLAGPTLAGEAESGLALAVLARPVRRAQVLLGKWVGLAGFGTGFVLVAGTAQLVIVKLATGYWPPSPASGLALLCGQAIALLTLGLLLSTVISPMASGIVAVGLFGATWIAGVVGGVGDALGNDSVRKVGTVSQILLPTDGLWRGAMRSFQDPALLSQFGEAFEGHPFLSKAPLTGAYLVWAVAWILLVLALAGLAFQRRDL, encoded by the coding sequence ATGACCATCGTCCTCACCGTGGCCGGCCTGACCTTGCGCGAGGCTGCCCGCCGCAAGGTGCTGCGTTCCCTGGCCGTCCTGACCGTGCTGCTGCTGTCGCTCAGCGCGTGGGGCTTCTCCCGCATCAACGCCGAGTTCGGCGGGCTGACCAGCGGCGAGGCCAGGCTGGCGGCGGCCACCGTGCTCAACCTGGTGATGTTCGGGCTGAGCCTGATCGCCGCCCTGGGCACGGCGTTCCTGGCCGGTCCGACCCTGGCCGGCGAGGCCGAGTCGGGCCTCGCGCTGGCCGTGCTGGCCCGCCCCGTACGGCGCGCGCAGGTGCTGCTGGGCAAATGGGTGGGCCTGGCCGGCTTCGGCACCGGTTTCGTCCTCGTCGCCGGCACGGCCCAGCTGGTGATCGTCAAGCTGGCCACCGGCTACTGGCCACCCAGCCCGGCGTCCGGCCTGGCGCTGCTCTGCGGCCAGGCGATCGCCCTGCTCACCTTGGGTCTGCTGCTGTCCACGGTGATCTCGCCGATGGCGTCCGGCATCGTCGCGGTCGGCCTGTTCGGCGCGACCTGGATCGCGGGCGTGGTCGGCGGCGTGGGTGACGCGCTCGGCAACGACAGCGTGCGCAAAGTCGGCACGGTCTCCCAGATCCTGCTCCCCACCGACGGCCTGTGGCGCGGGGCGATGCGGTCGTTCCAGGACCCGGCGCTGCTGTCCCAGTTCGGCGAGGCGTTCGAGGGCCACCCGTTCCTCAGCAAGGCCCCACTGACCGGCGCCTACCTGGTGTGGGCGGTGGCGTGGATCCTTCTGGTGCTGGCACTGGCCGGTCTAGCCTTCCAGCGGCGAGACCTCTAG
- a CDS encoding TetR/AcrR family transcriptional regulator, with translation MAGEDVKAALVRHGALLLDEQGLAGFTGREVARRAGVSHGAPRRYFPTLAALLSAIAATGFADLRSRMAAASGDPAVGAAAGGGVAAPDGAPAGSAAGDGMVGGAVAGDGVMDGAAVRGVAGGGASARSAASDGVAGGGASAGSAACDGVVGGAAAGGGVAGGGGAARAALVVLARVYVEFARERPAMFELMFRHDLLEGSGERLREHSTPIFVSVLRLVELTGVREPGLTAVDLWAGVHGLAVLASRRALELITDESPDGLLERQLAAHLEVSPLEG, from the coding sequence ATGGCGGGCGAAGATGTAAAGGCCGCTCTCGTCCGGCACGGCGCGCTGCTGCTCGATGAGCAAGGCCTGGCCGGTTTCACGGGGCGCGAGGTCGCGCGGCGGGCCGGGGTGTCGCACGGGGCGCCGCGGCGCTACTTCCCGACGCTGGCCGCGTTGCTTTCGGCGATCGCCGCGACCGGTTTCGCCGACCTGCGCTCCCGGATGGCGGCCGCAAGCGGCGACCCGGCGGTCGGCGCTGCGGCGGGTGGTGGCGTAGCGGCGCCCGATGGCGCGCCGGCTGGGAGCGCGGCGGGTGATGGCATGGTGGGCGGCGCTGTGGCAGGCGATGGCGTGATGGACGGCGCTGCGGTGCGCGGCGTGGCGGGTGGCGGCGCGTCGGCGCGCAGCGCGGCGAGCGATGGCGTGGCGGGTGGCGGCGCGTCGGCTGGCAGCGCGGCGTGTGATGGCGTGGTGGGCGGCGCTGCGGCGGGGGGCGGTGTGGCGGGTGGAGGGGGCGCGGCGCGGGCTGCCCTGGTGGTGCTGGCTCGGGTCTACGTGGAGTTCGCGCGGGAGCGGCCGGCCATGTTCGAGCTGATGTTTCGCCACGATCTGCTCGAAGGGTCGGGGGAGCGGCTGCGGGAGCACAGCACCCCGATTTTTGTGAGCGTTTTGCGGTTGGTGGAGCTTACCGGCGTACGGGAACCGGGGTTGACCGCAGTTGACCTGTGGGCGGGGGTGCATGGGCTGGCCGTGCTGGCGAGCCGCCGGGCGCTCGAGTTGATCACTGACGAGTCGCCCGACGGTCTTCTGGAACGGCAGCTTGCCGCACATCTAGAGGTCTCGCCGCTGGAAGGCTAG
- a CDS encoding DUF2630 family protein, translating into MDDKTVLSRIHGLVDEEHKLRTQLGKGEISSDEEHARLKELEEALDQCWDLLRRRRAAREVGNDPNAEQAHSVSEVEGYLQ; encoded by the coding sequence ATGGATGACAAGACTGTGCTGAGCCGGATCCACGGCCTGGTCGATGAGGAGCACAAGCTGCGCACGCAGCTGGGCAAGGGCGAGATCTCCTCGGACGAGGAGCACGCCCGGCTCAAGGAACTCGAAGAGGCCCTGGACCAGTGCTGGGACCTGCTTCGCCGGCGTCGCGCCGCCCGCGAGGTGGGCAACGACCCCAACGCCGAGCAGGCGCACAGCGTCAGCGAGGTCGAGGGTTACCTGCAGTAG
- a CDS encoding serine protein kinase RIO, protein MREHDSYGPSTMRRGRRKFDDDESDFLKRGRPEPQLKEDPDLPEVGDRWSTWDGSLKGPEPRPDWVRTEYGAVDTELGMLKTGKEADVFLVRRAVPDTDKVSMLAAKRYRDGDHRLFHRDAGYLEGRRVRRSREMRAMTNRTSFGKEMIAGQWAVAEFGALSHLWQVGQESGLVRVPYPVQLIGTELMLEFIGDWETGEAAPRLAQVRADPGELAALWGQMTDALSVLARAQVAHGDLSPYNILVHEGRLVLIDLPQIVDVVANPQGADFIARDVRNVGAWFTQRGLRVDADELLERLLYEAGLR, encoded by the coding sequence GTGCGCGAGCACGACTCTTACGGCCCGTCCACCATGCGCCGCGGCCGCCGCAAGTTCGACGACGACGAATCTGACTTCCTGAAGCGGGGGCGGCCCGAGCCGCAGCTGAAGGAAGACCCCGACCTGCCCGAAGTCGGCGACCGCTGGTCGACCTGGGACGGGTCACTCAAGGGCCCCGAGCCCCGCCCCGACTGGGTCCGCACCGAATACGGCGCGGTCGACACCGAGCTGGGCATGCTCAAGACCGGCAAGGAAGCCGACGTCTTCCTGGTGCGCCGGGCCGTCCCGGACACCGACAAGGTCAGCATGCTGGCCGCCAAGCGTTACCGCGACGGCGACCACCGGCTGTTCCACCGCGACGCCGGCTACCTCGAGGGCCGCCGGGTGCGCCGGTCCCGCGAGATGCGGGCCATGACCAACCGCACCTCGTTCGGCAAGGAAATGATCGCCGGGCAGTGGGCGGTCGCGGAGTTCGGGGCGCTCAGCCACCTCTGGCAGGTGGGCCAGGAGAGCGGCCTGGTCCGCGTGCCCTACCCGGTGCAGCTGATCGGCACCGAGCTGATGCTCGAATTCATCGGCGACTGGGAGACCGGCGAGGCGGCGCCCCGGCTCGCGCAGGTGCGGGCCGACCCCGGCGAACTGGCCGCCCTGTGGGGGCAGATGACCGACGCGTTGTCGGTCCTGGCCCGCGCGCAGGTGGCCCACGGCGACCTCTCGCCGTACAACATCCTCGTGCACGAGGGGCGGCTGGTGCTGATCGACCTGCCGCAGATCGTGGACGTGGTGGCCAACCCGCAGGGCGCCGACTTCATCGCCCGCGACGTGCGCAACGTCGGGGCCTGGTTCACCCAGCGCGGCCTGCGGGTCGACGCCGACGAGCTGCTGGAGAGGCTGCTCTACGAAGCCGGCCTGAGATGA
- a CDS encoding HAD family hydrolase — MPLVLIALDDTLLDRSGAFRLWAKGFLEEIGAPPEDLDWLLSVDADGLTSRWDLADLIRERYQLTVPSIDLVDELHAGPPAFEKLDPMVGCALQIAGDAGLVPVVVTNGKAEIQDSRIRRTGLDRYVADWVISERAGVSKPNPRIFALAAQRVRMRLGGAWVVGDSPEADIGGAAAMGLPSVWLHRGREWVDDRFAPTQVVGNVIQGISAIMAAAAR; from the coding sequence GTGCCTCTCGTCCTGATAGCCCTAGACGACACCCTGCTCGACCGCAGCGGTGCGTTCAGGCTGTGGGCGAAGGGTTTCCTGGAGGAGATCGGCGCGCCACCGGAAGACCTCGACTGGTTACTCTCGGTCGACGCCGACGGTCTGACCTCGCGCTGGGACCTGGCCGACCTGATCCGCGAGCGCTATCAGCTCACGGTTCCGTCGATCGACCTCGTCGACGAACTGCACGCGGGGCCACCCGCGTTCGAGAAGCTCGACCCGATGGTGGGCTGCGCGTTGCAGATCGCCGGCGACGCGGGGCTGGTGCCCGTGGTGGTGACGAACGGGAAGGCCGAGATCCAGGACAGCCGCATCCGGCGTACGGGGCTGGATCGGTATGTCGCCGACTGGGTGATCTCGGAGCGGGCCGGGGTGAGCAAACCCAACCCGCGGATCTTCGCGCTGGCCGCCCAGCGGGTGCGCATGCGGCTCGGCGGCGCGTGGGTGGTGGGCGACAGCCCCGAGGCCGACATCGGCGGCGCCGCGGCGATGGGTCTGCCCAGCGTGTGGCTGCACCGCGGTCGTGAGTGGGTCGACGACCGGTTCGCGCCGACCCAGGTCGTCGGCAACGTGATCCAGGGGATCTCCGCCATCATGGCCGCCGCGGCCCGATAA
- a CDS encoding TetR/AcrR family transcriptional regulator — protein MPRVSQDQLDARRHEILAAARDCFARFGYEGATVRRLEDATGLSRGAIFHHFRDKESLFLAVAEDDAAAMVETVARNGLVQVMRDLLERAGGSDGDTAGWLGTQLEVSRRLRTDPAFAKRWTERAAAIAGATRERLQRQREAGVLRDDVPVEVLTQFLELAYDGLVLHLATGRPPGELSRVLDLVEEAVRRA, from the coding sequence GTGCCCCGAGTAAGCCAGGACCAGCTGGACGCCCGCCGCCACGAAATCCTCGCGGCGGCGCGCGACTGTTTCGCGCGGTTCGGCTACGAGGGTGCGACAGTGCGGCGCCTGGAGGACGCAACCGGGCTGTCCCGCGGCGCGATTTTCCACCATTTCCGCGACAAGGAGTCACTTTTTCTGGCGGTCGCCGAGGACGACGCGGCCGCGATGGTGGAGACGGTCGCCCGCAACGGTCTCGTCCAGGTCATGCGCGACCTGCTGGAGCGGGCCGGCGGCAGCGACGGCGACACGGCCGGCTGGCTGGGCACACAGCTCGAGGTGTCGCGGCGGCTGCGCACCGACCCCGCGTTCGCCAAGAGGTGGACCGAGCGGGCCGCGGCCATCGCCGGCGCCACCCGCGAGCGGCTCCAACGCCAGCGGGAGGCGGGCGTGCTGCGCGACGACGTGCCGGTCGAGGTGCTCACCCAGTTCCTCGAGCTGGCGTACGACGGCCTGGTGCTGCACCTGGCCACGGGCCGGCCGCCGGGCGAGCTGAGCCGGGTCCTCGATCTGGTCGAGGAAGCCGTCCGAAGGGCCTGA
- a CDS encoding TIGR04222 domain-containing membrane protein codes for MNDTWGISGPTFLTYFIAAGLAIAIISAFHRKTLFRGTRGAKVDNLSPQQVAYLNGGDRLAVYSALGGLRASGAIGTGPGRTLVQTGPLPAGVTPLDSAVYHAAARGARTRDLQNDQWVASALEQLRDGLERSGLAVSAGRMREARLWVIGGLALVAVGVARVIAGIGNDKPVLFMIFATIGAFVLTLTLLRSRRWATDAAQRSMRDFRYKHNYLAPSNSPSYATYGATGAAMGVALYGGAALYSMDPAFAAEAEVQRIAATGGAGSGSSGGDSGSSSSCSSSSSCGGGSSCGGGGGCGG; via the coding sequence ATGAACGACACCTGGGGAATCTCCGGCCCGACCTTTCTCACCTACTTCATCGCCGCCGGCCTGGCGATCGCGATCATCTCCGCGTTCCACCGCAAGACGCTGTTCCGCGGCACCCGCGGGGCCAAGGTCGACAACCTGAGCCCGCAGCAGGTGGCCTACCTCAACGGGGGCGACCGGCTCGCCGTCTACTCCGCACTGGGCGGCCTGCGGGCGTCCGGCGCGATCGGCACCGGTCCCGGGCGCACCCTCGTGCAGACCGGCCCCCTGCCGGCCGGGGTCACCCCGCTCGACAGCGCCGTCTACCACGCCGCGGCCCGCGGGGCCCGCACCCGTGACCTCCAGAACGACCAGTGGGTGGCCTCGGCCCTGGAGCAGCTGCGCGACGGCCTGGAGCGCTCCGGGCTGGCCGTCAGCGCGGGCCGGATGCGTGAGGCCCGGCTCTGGGTCATCGGCGGCCTGGCCCTGGTCGCGGTCGGCGTCGCCCGCGTGATCGCCGGCATCGGCAACGACAAGCCGGTCCTGTTCATGATCTTCGCAACGATCGGCGCGTTCGTGCTCACGCTGACGCTGCTGCGCTCGCGGCGCTGGGCCACCGACGCGGCCCAGCGGTCCATGCGCGACTTCCGTTACAAGCACAACTACCTGGCCCCGAGCAACAGCCCCTCGTACGCCACCTACGGCGCCACGGGTGCGGCGATGGGTGTCGCCCTCTACGGCGGCGCGGCCCTCTACTCGATGGATCCGGCGTTCGCGGCCGAGGCCGAAGTGCAGCGCATCGCCGCGACGGGCGGCGCGGGCTCCGGCAGCAGCGGCGGCGACAGCGGAAGCAGCAGCTCCTGCAGCAGCTCCTCGTCGTGCGGCGGCGGCAGCTCCTGCGGTGGTGGCGGCGGCTGCGGTGGCTGA